The DNA window TATTAGAGCAAGACAAAGGTGGGGAGCAATAACGGAAACACTTACGGGCAATGCCGGTTCCACACCGCTCCGCAGGCGGCGCTATTTACTGACCATCTACGGTGGAATAGCTGTCTATGCGCCCACCCAGGCAACCCACAACCACCCCCATGTCGCGGGCCGCTTTGAGAGTGGCCTTGTTGCGCAGCAGCGGCTGCCAGATAACGACCCAGGCTAGCGCCACCAAACCATGCCCCAATACTTTCACTATCGACGACAGAAAAAGGCCGTGTACCCCTCGTCCCTGTTGCTGCCGACGCCCCGCCAGCGTAATCCCGACCCGGTATTTGCGCCGCCACAGCCAACCTAGGCTGACACGTCCAGGGGGAATCAGCTCATGTACCAGAGCCTCGGCGCATTTTAGAATCACCACCCCTTTGGCCGCGGCAGCCAAAAAAAACAAGGTATCTGTGCCGCCGGCCAAGGGTTGGCTTTCATCAAAGCGCATCCCGATATCCCGAGTCACAAACGACGGGATCATGACGTTGTTTGTTGCGCAAGTTTCCAGGCGAGTCCCTGTTCTTCGCTCTTTCATGACAAACAGTTTAGCGAGGTGCTCAGGCACATCCGCAGGCACCTCGGGACAAACTGCTCCGGAAATGACCTTGTCGCCACCCACTTCCATTGCATAAGCGTACAGATTGAGTAGCCAGTCAACTTCGACCCACTCGTCGTCGTCAATAAATACCAAATAATCGGCATTCAGCGCATGGGCTTTTTCAACTGCCGTATTTCGGGCGACAGGGATGCCCCGCTTAGGCTGATGAACATAGTAGATTGCAAAATGGCAGCCATCGGCAAACTCGGCAATCAGATCGCGAGCCGAGCCCTCTACGTCGTTATCGATTACCGACAAACAGACCTCAACCCCTTCCGGTAGCGACATCTCAACCAGGCTCGCCAGACAAATCCGCAACAACTTCAGACGCTGGCAAGTGCACACAGCGATATTTATTAGAGGCTTTTTCATGTTTCCAACGGGGTTATTCAGTTCGTTTCACCGGCAAGCGAAGCGACCAAGAAATGAGTGATAAGGGATTGTAACCGCAACGCGCCGCCTTGGTAATCCGCTGACTTCGCACACGGACTACGCGAAAACCAGAAACCTTAGCGCATACCCGAGCGGATCAGCTGATCAAGCCCCTGCCGCCAGTTCCGCGGCACAGGGCCAAAACAGTCTTCAAATTTGGCAACGCCAAGACGCGAGTTCAGTGGCCTGGGAGCAGCCGCCTGCCACTGATTTGAGGTAATGGGTCGAATCTCGGTTTGACCCAGGAGCATTCCTTGCTGAAACGCAGCATCACAAATTTCCCCGGCGAACTGGTAGCGGCTGACATGGCCATCCCCGGCAAAATGAAAGACGCCATACGTAACCTGCCCCATGGATTGGGCATCACACAGCGCGAGGCAGGCTGCAGCCAGGTCAGGCCCAAAGGTTGGGCACCCAATTTGATCATCTACTACTTGCAGCACGCCCTTTTCGCGGGCCAATTGCAGCACGGTGGCAACGAAATTCTGCCCGTATTTACTGAACAACCACGAGGTTCGCAAAATGACGTGCCGTTCGCAGCGTCGCCGAACCTCCTCCTCGCCACGGAGCTTGGTAAACCCATAAACATTGATAGGTCCGGTAGCATCATCTTCGTAATACGGGGCAGCCTTGGCGCCGTCGTAGACATAATCTGATGACGGTTGAATCATCAACGCACCACATAACTGGCTGGCCGCCGCAAGATTTGCCGCACCTTGTATATTGATCAGGGCGGCCATTTCTGGCTCAGCTTGCGCTTTATCTACCTGCGTGAAGGCCGCAGCATTGATAACAACATCTGGCTCCAATCGCGATACCGCCCTCGCCACCGCCGTTCCGTCGGCAACGTTCAAAGCTGATCGATCCAGGGCGATCAGCTGATGGCGATTTGGATCAATGGCATCCTGAATACAACGGCCCAACTGACCGCCTGCGCCGGCGAGCAGAATTCTCACAATACCCCCTCGTTGCAAAACCATTCAAACCCGGGAGCGGCAGCATCTTTGTCAGACAGGATCGGTATCACGCCCGAGGGTAAAGGCCAAGCAATCTGCAGCACTGGATCATCCCAAGCTATGCTCGCCTCATCTTCAGGGGCGTAGTAGGCAGTGCATTTGTACTCCACCTCGGCAACATCGCTGAGCACCAAAAATCCGTGTGCAAACCCTGGTGGCACCCAAAGCTGACGATGGCTCGCCGATGAAAGCGTTACGCCAAACCATTGCGCAAAGCTAGGCGACCCCTGCCGAATATCGACCGCCACATCAAATATTTCGCCACGAGTAACTCGCACCAGCTTTCCCTGAGGCTGGCGGCGCTGGAAATGCAGCCCCCGCAAAACGCCACGAACTGAAACAGAAAAATTGTGTTGCACAAAGGGCAGGTCAATACCGGCCTCCTGGGAGAAACGCTGAGCGTGATACGACTCAAGAAACAGCCCGCGCCGGTCGCTGTGTACGTTGGGCTCGATCACAACACAGTTACTCAACGAAGTAGGGATCACGTTCATCATCTATTGCCAATAAGTTCACTTACGTCGCCTAGGACTCGATACTGCCGCCGCGCTGCCGCCATTCGGGGTGGTCGAGATACCACTGAACGGTTTTGTGTAACCCCTCGCTAAAACGCTCCCGAGGACGCCACCCTAAAGTGGCCTCAAGCTTGCTCGGATCAACGGCGTACCGAGCATCATGACCGGGACGGTCCGATACGAACCGAATTAACTGGGCGTACCCTGCTCCTGACACGCGGGAATGCCGATTGTTCGGCGCCAATAACTCCAGAAGCTCACAAACCGCCCGGACTACATCGATATTTCGTTGTTCGCAGCGCGCACCGATATTGTAGGTATGGCCAACTTCACCGCGACAGGCGACCTCCAGCAGGGCCCGTGCGTGATCCTCAACATACAACCAGTCTCGCATTTGGTTTCCGTCACCGTAAACAGGCAGTGGCCTACCGGCGAGCGCACAGGAAATCATCCTGGGTATCAACTTCTCCGGATATTGATACGGGCCGTAGTTGTTTGAGCACGCTGACAACACAACGGGCAAGCCGTAGGTGCGCGCCCAGGCTCTAACAAGGTGATCCGCGCCCGCTTTACTGGCGGCGTAGGGTGAGCTGGGGGCGTAAGCACAATCCTCGGTGGCGAGCCATTCCGGCCGCGCACCAAGGTCGCCATAGACCTCATCAGTGGACACATGATGAAAACGGAAGGCCTTTCTGCGATCAACCGACAGGCCCTGCCAATAAACGCGCACCGCCTCCAACAGGGTATAAGTGCCAACGAAGTTTGTTCGAATGAAGTAATCCGGCCCCTCAATCGAGCGATCCACATGAGTCTCTGCAGCGAGGTGCATCAGTACATCGGGGCGATAACGCTCAAGCAATTCGGCCATTCTTTTGCCGTCGCAAACATCAGCGCGCTCAAAGACATAGTGCGAACGCTGCAGGGCGATGGGGATAGCGTCGAGACTACCGGCATAGGTCAGGGCATCGACATTAACAACGCTGAAATCCGTTTCGGAAAGAATATGGCGAACGACCGCGCTCCCGATAAAACCGGCGCCACCGGTCACGAGAATTGTTTTCACCCCAGACATTAGTGTGCGCCGCCATCGAAGCGAAAGAAGTAGTCGTTACTCAATTTGCGCTTTTCGAATGACGGGCAGCAATGAATATTCGTCAAACACCGCCCGAATTTTCACATCATTGCCATCGCCTGTGCTTTTATTCCTGCGCTTCAGCGAAGTTTCCTGGCTGCCGATAATCGAGGGGTGATTAAGCATCCAATTGCCTCGCTGCTCGAATACGCGGCACTCCACCCCCTGTTTTAGACTCATCGCCTTTAACCAAACATCGTCAGCACCCGGCGCCAGCCGCAAGAAAGCGTCTTGATTAAAAATCTCCTCATCAAAACAGCCCGGGAAGTAAAGTACACCGCCAACGCCAGTGGGGAAAATCAGCAACGAGCTTTCCGCCGCTTTGCTGGATCGCCACCATTTTTTGTAGGGCAGCAACGCCCCATGTTCATCCAATGCAATGCGGTGTGCCCGGCCGCAGTGAATCATCTCCGGCGCTTGCAGGTGGGCACTGTATAAGCGATCAACCATATCGATTGGATACAAAATATCATCATCGACAGTGATCAACAGCGCATCAGGGTATTTGCGCAGGGCATAGTAAAACTTGGTATAAGGGCCTAGATCCTTCTCTACAAACTCTATCTCCAAACCGCGCTGGCGCTGGGCTTTCAGCACAGCCGGCAGATTGCTTTCATTAAACTCCTCGGCAGATAAGCACAGTAAAATTCTGTCAGCCTTGTGGGACTGCTGAAACAGGCTCTCCACCGTCAGGTAGACGTCGTGAATACGCTTACCAAAACTCGTCAGCGAAACAATCAGTTCTCGAGGGGAGTTTGCCGCCACCCCCGGTTCCTGCCGATGTAGCGCATAGTCCTGATACTGGATTGTCAGCGCCATCGTTTTTTGCGCTATCGCAGCGCGGATCTCCTCGCGCGCGCGGCGCGCTCGACGGCGCGCCTGATAAGCCTTTAACATTCCCACTCAGGCACCTCAATCATTGTCCATTCGTTGTTGAGACGCGCACCTATCAGGGTCATACCCACTATCATTACCGCCACCCGGCCAGACTTACTTAACCGCAATACGCTGGTAAAACGCGTGGTAGGCATCGATGACAACCTGCTTACTATAGGTGCTCTGGTAAACCGACCTGGCGTTCTCAGCGAGTCGGTTTCTCGCCTTGTCGTTGGCCAACAGCCCGGCGATGGCAGCCGCCAATTGGTCAACATTATCGATCTCTGTTAGCAGGCCACTGTACTCGTCCTCAATGACTTCTCCCGGCCCCTGGGAGTTGGTCGCCACGATAGGACAGCCGTGACAGAAACTCTCCATCACAATCGAGCCGAGCCCCTCATGCCGGGAGGGGCAAACGAACAGATCAACGGAGCGCATCAGGGCCGTGACATCATTGCGCCAGCCGAGAAAGCGCACCCGGTCATCCAGGCCTAGCTCGTTGCACAGGCCTTTCAATGCCGCCTCCTCGGGGCCGCTACCGGCCAGCCACAGTACCGCATCGGGAATGGCTTTCAGCGCACGCAACAGGGTGTCGAAGCCCTTATTCTGGTGCAGGCGCCCGGCGGCGAGAATCAGTGGCACGCCGTCTGGGGTATTAAAACTCTCCCGTGGCAGCGGCGTGACCGGGGTTTCATCGGCAAAATTGGGGATATGAACGACCTTATCGGCTGGCATACCGCCATCAATCAAATGCTGGCAAATGCCTTTGCTAATGCCAACCCAGTAATCTGCCTGGCGATAGTATTTGAGGTTGTAGTAGTGCCCCAGCCGGTTCACCAAAACGTAATCCCCGCTCGGGGTGGCCGCACTGGCCCGGCCCATCCAGGTCATCACGATATCAGGGTTAAACGCCTTTAGGCGGCGCAGGTATACCCAGCGATCGTAAAAATCGAACTTACCACCAAAACGAAAGCCCTCAGCGTCAACGCCTTGGCGACGAAGAGCATCCAGGCGGTGCTGATGACGGCGTAAGAACGCCCTGACAGTCATCGCATTCTGCTCTGCCAATCCAGTGGTTAAGCGAACAAAGAAATTTTCGGCGCCACCCTGCTCGGCACCGGCCAACACCTGGGCCACGCGAATAGGCGCATTGCCGGAACGTTCAGTCATTTAGGCGCTCTCCCGCCTGCTCTCCCAAGCCATCGTGGAACAACAGGCCATGGTAACCGGGAAATGTCTCATTGCCGCGCGTCGCTAACATGTCTTCAATTCGCTGATGAAAATTACTGAGCTTGCGCTCGGTTTTATTTTGTCGCCAGCGCTCAGGCTGCCATGCCAAGGGAATGATATCTGCGCTTCCCAAGCCATCAATGACGACCAACCGCCGAATAATTTCCTGCTCTGCGCGCCACTCACGCTGAACCACCACATTGTGAACCAGCAAATCCCGCGAGGGCACCCGGTAATGCCGCCAATGCTGGCAAAGCTCCGCAACCGCCGCCTGGAGCGTCTCCGGGTAGCCAAAATCCCAAAGATATTGTTTTAACGTGATGGAAATACGCCCATCACTATCGCGGATTAATTCCGACGTTAGCCCTTTTCCCATATCACTGTCTTCGAAACCGAAACAGCGACTGATATGGTTGAACATGCCGTCGTCGTAATCTTGTTGAAATTGCTGCATAACCCGGAATTCGTCCAGGTTATCGTCAAAGCTCGACAGGGGTTTGAGGTTTTTGGGAAAGCCTTTTTTGCGCCGCCGATCTTCGAGGGTAAAGTCCGGACGCCGGACCTTGATACAGCGATCTGGGAATTCCGGATGCACATAGCACAGGCGGTTTCCGCCCTGGGCAAAAGGTTTTAATGGTTTGAGCTCCAGGCTCATCGCTGGCTGCCATCCAGGTGAATGTCCCGCGCCCAGACATAGTCATGACTGAAAGCCTGCAGGGTCGACGCCTCAAGAATGTATTGCGCGTACAGCTTGGAATTGATTTCGCGGTGGAAAAAATCGCGTGTTCGCGCCGCCCATTGCCGACGCTTGGCATCATCCCCGTGAAACTCGCGAATTTTTGCCAGCAGGTCCGCCTCATCGTCAAAGTAAACGGCGGACTCAGGGGGTAGCAGCTCGTCGAATTTGGGGCCGCTATGGGTGAATTGCAAAATACCGTTGCCGGCCAGCTGAGCCATGCGGGCCGATGAATACCAGTAATCCCCCTCCTGACGATTCAAGTTCAAGCCCATTTTGCTGTCGGCCAAGGCGCGATCATAGTCGCGCCCCCACACCGGCGCTTCACCAAAACTACCGTAGGTCTTGAAGTTCATTTCGCCGCTTACCGCTTGTTTGATCCGCCCTACCATTTCAAGGCGCTTGGTCAAGTTGGTGCTGTTGCTGCAGAACAGCAGATCAATGGGCAGATCCTCGCGCTGGGAGTTATCGAGATTCTCCACCGAGGCTTCCACTGGGTTGGGCATATGGTAAACCCGTGCCCCGATACCCTCGAACTGGCGCAACTCCCGCCGCCCGGTCGAAACGAAAATCGCATCCGTCACCGCGGCCCTGGATTTGATCCGCTCCACATTGCTCGGCACAAACAACGGGTCATTGTTACAGTGGGCGATAAAACAGTGGGGATTACGTTTTTTGATTTCCTGCAGCGTGGCGTTGCTGATCATGTCACAGTGGCCGGCAATCACCAGCTCAGGTTCCATCGCTTCGACCATTTCCAGCAGCCGCTTGTTCGCCTTGCTTACACCAAGATCGCGTATTCCCAGCGGCGCCTCAAAGGCAGCAACATCCCGGTCGCTGAATGTCTGCAAATAATGGTCGTTTTTGATCAGCCCAAAACTCAGCTTTTGGGCCCAGCTGACCCGCGTGGCGCCGTAGCGACGCAATTGCTGGTAGGCAATATGTAACACTCTCATTGTTATCGCTTTCTCATCATTTTGTGACAGCGCCGGACAATGCCGGTCACTATAGCATCGGCGTCCAAACCGCTACAGCGCCGATTTATCCAGCAAATTCCGATAAATCTTAAGCGTCGCCGACACCTGGTGCTGCAGGTAATATTCCTCCGGCAGGCTGATGTGGCGGCGATGATCAATGAGTGACGCCACCCG is part of the Spongiibacter taiwanensis genome and encodes:
- a CDS encoding glycosyltransferase; translation: MTERSGNAPIRVAQVLAGAEQGGAENFFVRLTTGLAEQNAMTVRAFLRRHQHRLDALRRQGVDAEGFRFGGKFDFYDRWVYLRRLKAFNPDIVMTWMGRASAATPSGDYVLVNRLGHYYNLKYYRQADYWVGISKGICQHLIDGGMPADKVVHIPNFADETPVTPLPRESFNTPDGVPLILAAGRLHQNKGFDTLLRALKAIPDAVLWLAGSGPEEAALKGLCNELGLDDRVRFLGWRNDVTALMRSVDLFVCPSRHEGLGSIVMESFCHGCPIVATNSQGPGEVIEDEYSGLLTEIDNVDQLAAAIAGLLANDKARNRLAENARSVYQSTYSKQVVIDAYHAFYQRIAVK
- the rfbD gene encoding dTDP-4-dehydrorhamnose reductase, coding for MRILLAGAGGQLGRCIQDAIDPNRHQLIALDRSALNVADGTAVARAVSRLEPDVVINAAAFTQVDKAQAEPEMAALINIQGAANLAAASQLCGALMIQPSSDYVYDGAKAAPYYEDDATGPINVYGFTKLRGEEEVRRRCERHVILRTSWLFSKYGQNFVATVLQLAREKGVLQVVDDQIGCPTFGPDLAAACLALCDAQSMGQVTYGVFHFAGDGHVSRYQFAGEICDAAFQQGMLLGQTEIRPITSNQWQAAAPRPLNSRLGVAKFEDCFGPVPRNWRQGLDQLIRSGMR
- a CDS encoding glycosyltransferase; this encodes MRVLHIAYQQLRRYGATRVSWAQKLSFGLIKNDHYLQTFSDRDVAAFEAPLGIRDLGVSKANKRLLEMVEAMEPELVIAGHCDMISNATLQEIKKRNPHCFIAHCNNDPLFVPSNVERIKSRAAVTDAIFVSTGRRELRQFEGIGARVYHMPNPVEASVENLDNSQREDLPIDLLFCSNSTNLTKRLEMVGRIKQAVSGEMNFKTYGSFGEAPVWGRDYDRALADSKMGLNLNRQEGDYWYSSARMAQLAGNGILQFTHSGPKFDELLPPESAVYFDDEADLLAKIREFHGDDAKRRQWAARTRDFFHREINSKLYAQYILEASTLQAFSHDYVWARDIHLDGSQR
- the rfbB gene encoding dTDP-glucose 4,6-dehydratase, whose amino-acid sequence is MSGVKTILVTGGAGFIGSAVVRHILSETDFSVVNVDALTYAGSLDAIPIALQRSHYVFERADVCDGKRMAELLERYRPDVLMHLAAETHVDRSIEGPDYFIRTNFVGTYTLLEAVRVYWQGLSVDRRKAFRFHHVSTDEVYGDLGARPEWLATEDCAYAPSSPYAASKAGADHLVRAWARTYGLPVVLSACSNNYGPYQYPEKLIPRMISCALAGRPLPVYGDGNQMRDWLYVEDHARALLEVACRGEVGHTYNIGARCEQRNIDVVRAVCELLELLAPNNRHSRVSGAGYAQLIRFVSDRPGHDARYAVDPSKLEATLGWRPRERFSEGLHKTVQWYLDHPEWRQRGGSIES
- a CDS encoding YrbL family protein, whose product is MSLELKPLKPFAQGGNRLCYVHPEFPDRCIKVRRPDFTLEDRRRKKGFPKNLKPLSSFDDNLDEFRVMQQFQQDYDDGMFNHISRCFGFEDSDMGKGLTSELIRDSDGRISITLKQYLWDFGYPETLQAAVAELCQHWRHYRVPSRDLLVHNVVVQREWRAEQEIIRRLVVIDGLGSADIIPLAWQPERWRQNKTERKLSNFHQRIEDMLATRGNETFPGYHGLLFHDGLGEQAGERLND
- a CDS encoding glycosyltransferase family 2 protein, with product MKKPLINIAVCTCQRLKLLRICLASLVEMSLPEGVEVCLSVIDNDVEGSARDLIAEFADGCHFAIYYVHQPKRGIPVARNTAVEKAHALNADYLVFIDDDEWVEVDWLLNLYAYAMEVGGDKVISGAVCPEVPADVPEHLAKLFVMKERRTGTRLETCATNNVMIPSFVTRDIGMRFDESQPLAGGTDTLFFLAAAAKGVVILKCAEALVHELIPPGRVSLGWLWRRKYRVGITLAGRRQQQGRGVHGLFLSSIVKVLGHGLVALAWVVIWQPLLRNKATLKAARDMGVVVGCLGGRIDSYSTVDGQ
- a CDS encoding glycosyltransferase family 2 protein, which gives rise to MALTIQYQDYALHRQEPGVAANSPRELIVSLTSFGKRIHDVYLTVESLFQQSHKADRILLCLSAEEFNESNLPAVLKAQRQRGLEIEFVEKDLGPYTKFYYALRKYPDALLITVDDDILYPIDMVDRLYSAHLQAPEMIHCGRAHRIALDEHGALLPYKKWWRSSKAAESSLLIFPTGVGGVLYFPGCFDEEIFNQDAFLRLAPGADDVWLKAMSLKQGVECRVFEQRGNWMLNHPSIIGSQETSLKRRNKSTGDGNDVKIRAVFDEYSLLPVIRKAQIE
- the rfbC gene encoding dTDP-4-dehydrorhamnose 3,5-epimerase, yielding MNVIPTSLSNCVVIEPNVHSDRRGLFLESYHAQRFSQEAGIDLPFVQHNFSVSVRGVLRGLHFQRRQPQGKLVRVTRGEIFDVAVDIRQGSPSFAQWFGVTLSSASHRQLWVPPGFAHGFLVLSDVAEVEYKCTAYYAPEDEASIAWDDPVLQIAWPLPSGVIPILSDKDAAAPGFEWFCNEGVL